The following proteins are encoded in a genomic region of Sparus aurata chromosome 23, fSpaAur1.1, whole genome shotgun sequence:
- the LOC115574824 gene encoding nucleoside diphosphate kinase A-like — protein sequence MERTFIAVKPDGVQRGLCGEIIKRFEHRGFRLVAAKFMQASEDHMKKHYLDLKDMPFYAGLCKYMSSGPVLAMVWEGQNIVKLARMMLGETNPADSKPGSIRGDLCINIGRNIIHGSDTLENAKTEIDLWFKAEEFVAYTPCAQAWLYE from the exons ATGGAGCGTACCTTCATTGCTGTTAAGCCCGATGGCGTCCAGAGAGGACTGTGTGGTGAGATCATCAAGCGCTTTGAGCACAGAGGCTTCAGACTGGTGGCCGCCAAGTTCATGCAG GCCTCTGAGGACCACATGAAGAAGCACTACCTGGACCTGAAGGACATGCCTTTCTACGCTGGTCTCTGCAAATACATGTCCTCTGGACCCGTCCTCGccatg GTGTGGGAGGGTCAGAACATCGTGAAGCTGGCCAGGATGATGCTGGGTGAGACCAACCCCGCTGACTCCAAGCCAGGCAGCATCCGTGGTGACCTGTGCATCAACATCGGCAG GAACATCATCCACGGCAGCGACACCCTGGAGAACGCCAAGACCGAGATCGACCTGTGGTTCAAGGCCGAGGAGTTCGTCGCCTACACCCCCTGCGCCCAGGCCTGGCTGTACGAGTAA